The Natronincola ferrireducens genome includes a window with the following:
- a CDS encoding amidohydrolase family protein: MDLIIRNANVNGENLDIGIVGNKVTALEKKISQTASKEINADGRVAIPGFVDCHLHLDKSLLNERAEYQDLTGPEKGALTREEKAKFTVEDITERAERILLQGVKAGNLIIRTNVDVDPIVGVKGIEALLSLKEKYKDILEVQVAAFSQEGFLNYPESKELLEEAMEMGADLVGGHTIVDNKDGEKHIDTILEIAKKYDVEADFHLDESGNRQHYLLPYLAKKMIADGLKGRVNGIHCCTLSALNEEEKEEALALIKESELKVTAAPTAISTRALAPVKDLLNNETLMGLGSDNVRDFFNPLGSGDVKQVALLLSYVHRFFTAEEEESIWKMITVDGAKLLGHTDYGIKVDGEANITLLDGKTPKEVIANQSQTYAIIRKGVDYSQQFLARS, encoded by the coding sequence ATGGATTTAATCATTCGCAATGCAAATGTAAATGGTGAAAATCTTGATATAGGTATTGTAGGAAATAAAGTAACCGCTTTAGAAAAAAAAATTTCCCAGACAGCAAGCAAAGAAATTAATGCTGATGGTAGAGTTGCTATACCAGGATTTGTTGACTGTCATCTTCATTTAGATAAATCTCTACTAAATGAAAGGGCAGAGTATCAAGATTTAACTGGTCCAGAAAAGGGTGCTTTAACAAGGGAAGAAAAAGCTAAATTTACTGTAGAGGATATTACAGAAAGAGCTGAAAGAATTCTTTTACAGGGTGTTAAAGCTGGTAATCTAATTATTAGGACAAATGTTGATGTAGATCCTATTGTAGGAGTAAAAGGAATAGAAGCCCTCCTTTCATTAAAGGAAAAATATAAAGATATTTTAGAGGTACAAGTAGCTGCTTTTTCCCAAGAAGGTTTTTTAAATTATCCTGAATCCAAGGAACTTTTAGAAGAAGCTATGGAAATGGGCGCTGACTTAGTAGGAGGACATACTATTGTAGATAACAAGGATGGAGAAAAACATATTGATACCATTCTGGAAATTGCCAAGAAATATGATGTGGAAGCTGATTTTCATTTAGATGAATCAGGTAATAGACAACATTATCTACTTCCATATTTAGCTAAAAAGATGATAGCAGATGGTTTAAAGGGCAGGGTTAACGGAATCCACTGTTGTACCCTAAGTGCTTTAAATGAAGAAGAAAAAGAGGAAGCTTTAGCTTTAATAAAAGAAAGTGAATTAAAAGTAACAGCAGCTCCAACAGCTATTTCTACTAGAGCACTAGCACCAGTAAAGGATCTTTTAAACAATGAAACATTAATGGGACTTGGCTCTGATAATGTTAGAGATTTCTTTAATCCTTTAGGTAGTGGAGATGTGAAACAGGTAGCATTATTATTATCCTATGTTCATAGATTCTTCACAGCTGAAGAAGAAGAAAGCATATGGAAAATGATTACGGTAGATGGAGCAAAGCTTTTAGGACATACTGATTATGGCATAAAAGTGGATGGAGAAGCAAATATTACTTTGTTGGATGGAAAGACACCAAAGGAAGTAATAGCTAATCAATCACAGACCTATGCAATTATTAGAAAAGGCGTTGACTATAGTCAACAATTTCTAGCAAGATCATAG
- a CDS encoding L-lactate MFS transporter, whose amino-acid sequence MTKKSNTTNRWFVVLGAVLLQICIGSIYSWSLFNQPLMDKFGWGNNEVVLTFSIAVFMFAVSTILSGRLQDRIGPKIVAIIGGVLYGAGLLLSSTATSIFQLYIYYGVLAGCGVGFVYVCPLSTCVKWFPERKGFITGIAVGAFGLGSLIFKNVIQFFLATQGVSGTFYYLGIIYFILVLIGAQFLKLPDNYSTSQQKSNNSMDDCNYKVGEMMKTKSFYLLWVMYLFGCMSGLLVIGLAQDIGVQLANLEVSVAANAVAMIALFNAAGRLIWGMLSDKIGRIKVVFMMFTITAVAMIAMSIISLNFLTFFICLAGIAFCFGGFLAVFPTITGEFYGMKNLGANYGIIYQAYGIAALVGPVIVANAGGLKPTFIIAAILAVIGAGMTFMVKPPSAMTISLRPSEEGVS is encoded by the coding sequence ATGACAAAAAAGTCTAATACAACAAATCGTTGGTTTGTAGTACTTGGTGCTGTACTGTTACAAATATGTATTGGTTCAATTTATTCTTGGAGTTTATTTAATCAGCCACTTATGGATAAGTTTGGCTGGGGAAACAATGAAGTAGTTTTAACCTTCTCTATTGCCGTCTTTATGTTTGCTGTTTCTACTATACTTTCCGGCAGACTTCAAGACAGGATAGGACCAAAGATTGTTGCTATCATTGGAGGAGTTTTATATGGAGCAGGATTATTGCTATCTTCCACAGCTACATCTATTTTTCAATTATATATTTATTATGGGGTACTTGCTGGGTGTGGAGTTGGATTTGTTTATGTATGTCCTCTATCCACCTGTGTAAAATGGTTTCCTGAAAGAAAAGGCTTTATTACTGGTATTGCTGTAGGAGCCTTTGGACTTGGAAGTCTAATTTTTAAAAACGTTATTCAGTTTTTTCTAGCTACTCAAGGAGTATCTGGAACCTTCTATTACTTAGGTATTATTTATTTTATTCTTGTTCTTATTGGAGCTCAATTCTTAAAACTTCCCGATAATTATAGCACATCACAACAAAAATCCAACAATTCAATGGACGATTGCAATTATAAAGTAGGAGAAATGATGAAAACAAAATCCTTTTATCTTCTTTGGGTAATGTACTTATTTGGTTGTATGAGTGGTCTTTTGGTTATTGGACTTGCACAGGATATAGGTGTTCAGTTAGCAAATCTAGAAGTTAGTGTAGCTGCCAATGCAGTAGCTATGATTGCCCTATTCAATGCTGCTGGAAGGCTTATATGGGGAATGTTATCGGATAAAATAGGAAGAATTAAAGTGGTTTTTATGATGTTTACCATCACGGCTGTAGCCATGATTGCCATGAGCATTATATCTCTAAACTTCCTTACCTTCTTTATTTGTCTTGCAGGAATAGCCTTCTGCTTTGGCGGGTTTTTGGCGGTGTTTCCTACAATTACAGGGGAATTCTATGGCATGAAAAACTTGGGAGCCAACTATGGTATTATTTATCAGGCCTATGGCATAGCAGCTTTAGTAGGCCCAGTAATCGTAGCAAATGCAGGTGGACTTAAGCCGACATTTATTATTGCTGCTATTTTAGCTGTAATAGGGGCTGGGATGACCTTTATGGTGAAGCCACCCTCTGCCATGACTATATCATTGAGACCATCAGAAGAGGGAGTCTCCTAA
- a CDS encoding TRAP transporter substrate-binding protein: MKRRISLILVFALVLTLAVGCGTSEPAGGQGGQEKIVIRLGHDLLEDTHQHYGALEFKKMVEEKTDGRIEVQVFPAGQLGTDIEIAEMMQSNAVEAGLVPTAKLSGFHAPLQLIDLPFLFPSREITYKLLDSELADDLFQPMEKIGLKGLAFWESGFKQFTANKEIRKPSDFEGLQIRVMESPLLIAQYRALGANPIPIDFSETYNALQQGVADGQENPLVSIAAMRFYEVQSHMTLSNHGYLAYALLFSNSFWDRLSPEDQEILQTAAREAGVLERQEAIRREEGFIETIESSGTTVIRLSDEEMAAFSEAMKPVHEEFADVIGRDLLQKAYDLIEEFQK; the protein is encoded by the coding sequence ATGAAAAGAAGAATTAGTTTAATTTTGGTTTTTGCTTTAGTTTTGACATTAGCCGTTGGTTGCGGAACAAGTGAACCAGCAGGAGGACAAGGGGGTCAAGAAAAAATTGTTATTAGGCTTGGACATGACCTTTTAGAAGATACCCATCAACATTATGGTGCTCTTGAATTTAAAAAGATGGTAGAAGAAAAAACAGATGGAAGAATCGAAGTACAGGTTTTCCCTGCGGGACAATTAGGTACCGATATAGAAATAGCAGAAATGATGCAATCCAATGCTGTTGAAGCTGGACTTGTACCAACTGCCAAATTAAGTGGTTTCCATGCACCATTACAACTTATTGATCTACCATTTTTATTTCCAAGCAGAGAAATTACTTACAAATTGCTGGATAGCGAACTAGCTGATGATTTATTCCAGCCAATGGAAAAAATCGGATTAAAAGGTTTGGCATTTTGGGAAAGTGGATTTAAACAATTTACAGCTAACAAGGAAATTAGAAAGCCATCTGACTTTGAAGGATTACAAATCCGTGTTATGGAAAGTCCATTATTAATTGCACAGTATAGAGCTTTAGGAGCTAATCCAATACCTATTGACTTTTCAGAAACCTATAACGCTTTACAGCAAGGAGTAGCTGATGGACAAGAAAATCCACTTGTATCTATTGCAGCAATGAGATTCTATGAAGTTCAAAGTCATATGACCCTTAGTAACCATGGTTATTTAGCATATGCCCTTTTATTCAGTAATTCTTTTTGGGATAGATTATCACCAGAGGATCAAGAGATTTTACAGACGGCAGCCCGTGAAGCAGGAGTACTTGAGCGACAAGAAGCTATTAGAAGAGAAGAAGGATTTATTGAAACAATAGAATCTTCAGGAACAACGGTTATAAGATTAAGTGATGAAGAAATGGCAGCTTTCTCAGAAGCGATGAAACCAGTACATGAAGAGTTTGCTGATGTAATTGGTAGGGATTTATTACAAAAAGCATACGATTTAATCGAAGAATTTCAAAAATAA
- a CDS encoding TRAP transporter small permease, producing MLKKLDKIMCIVEDGIISLGIITAALILFMNVILRYFFKSGIVWAEEFTRYTIIWITFIGGSVAVRHNAHLRVTAALEVLSEKKGRILNLIVQFISIAFTTFITIYGWKLTMQYKATNQLTPSMEIPTYWVYIAIPLGGLLMTIRLLQVVWKELKGNSSEENISGKELA from the coding sequence ATGCTCAAGAAGCTAGACAAAATAATGTGTATCGTAGAAGATGGTATTATTTCCTTGGGGATAATCACAGCTGCACTAATTTTATTTATGAATGTTATTCTGCGATACTTTTTTAAGAGTGGAATTGTATGGGCAGAAGAGTTTACTAGGTATACAATTATTTGGATCACCTTTATCGGTGGAAGTGTTGCTGTCCGTCATAATGCTCATTTGAGGGTTACAGCGGCTTTAGAGGTGCTTTCAGAAAAAAAAGGGAGGATATTAAATCTTATAGTTCAATTCATCAGTATAGCCTTTACAACCTTTATAACTATTTATGGTTGGAAATTAACTATGCAGTATAAAGCAACCAATCAATTGACTCCTAGCATGGAAATACCCACCTATTGGGTATATATAGCCATACCCTTAGGAGGACTGTTAATGACTATACGATTACTTCAAGTAGTGTGGAAGGAACTAAAGGGTAATTCTTCAGAGGAAAACATATCAGGAAAGGAGTTGGCATAA
- a CDS encoding TRAP transporter large permease — protein MVATLFFLLAILLAASTPIFIALSGSVLVVFALFNDIPLVIIIQRMFAGLNKFALMSIPFFVLAANLMGEGGISKRVIRLANVMIGSFPGGLGMTAILASMFFGAISGSAPATVVAIGALLYPALKEQNYGESYAIGVITSAGALGIIIPPSVTMIIYGAVTGSSVGTLFVAGFGAGLIYAVGYMVYTYFFAKKNVDIGMNKKATMAEFIEAIKDSGWGVGVPVIILGGIYGGIFTPTEAAAVAVAYALFVAMVIYRELDLKGLYNVLRSSAVTTAQVMILLAAASVFAWILTAEGITVAIASAVLSISSNTYVILLLMNIVILIAGMFLDGASIVMILGPLFYPIAMQAGIDPIHLGVIITVNCAIGMFTPPFGLNLFVASSLSELSITKVSKSVIPFIMISVVALLLITYIPSISLWLPRRVYGVW, from the coding sequence ATGGTTGCAACATTATTTTTCCTGCTGGCAATTTTACTGGCTGCCAGTACACCAATTTTTATTGCTTTGTCTGGCTCAGTATTAGTAGTATTTGCGTTATTTAATGATATACCGTTGGTTATCATTATCCAAAGAATGTTTGCAGGTCTTAATAAATTTGCTTTAATGTCGATACCCTTCTTTGTTTTAGCTGCAAATCTTATGGGAGAAGGGGGAATTTCCAAACGTGTTATACGTCTTGCCAATGTTATGATTGGATCTTTTCCTGGTGGACTTGGTATGACTGCTATATTAGCAAGTATGTTTTTTGGAGCAATTTCAGGCTCTGCCCCTGCTACGGTGGTAGCTATTGGTGCTTTACTTTACCCTGCTTTGAAGGAACAAAATTATGGTGAAAGTTATGCCATTGGCGTTATTACATCTGCCGGTGCATTGGGAATTATTATTCCACCGTCGGTAACAATGATTATATACGGTGCGGTTACTGGTTCATCAGTAGGAACCCTATTTGTTGCTGGTTTTGGTGCTGGACTTATTTATGCTGTAGGATACATGGTTTATACATACTTCTTTGCTAAAAAAAATGTCGATATTGGTATGAATAAAAAAGCAACTATGGCAGAATTTATTGAGGCTATTAAAGATTCCGGCTGGGGAGTGGGTGTACCTGTCATCATTTTAGGAGGTATTTATGGTGGAATCTTTACCCCTACAGAAGCTGCAGCTGTTGCAGTAGCTTATGCGTTATTTGTAGCAATGGTAATTTATAGAGAGCTAGACCTTAAAGGGCTTTACAATGTATTAAGAAGTTCAGCTGTTACCACAGCACAAGTTATGATTCTATTGGCGGCTGCATCTGTATTTGCTTGGATTCTTACAGCCGAAGGTATTACTGTAGCTATTGCAAGTGCAGTATTATCAATAAGCTCAAATACTTATGTCATTCTTTTATTAATGAATATTGTAATTTTAATTGCTGGGATGTTCCTAGATGGTGCATCAATCGTAATGATATTAGGGCCATTATTTTACCCAATAGCTATGCAGGCTGGCATAGATCCTATTCACTTAGGAGTTATTATAACTGTTAATTGTGCAATAGGTATGTTTACGCCACCCTTTGGGTTGAATTTATTTGTAGCTTCTAGCTTATCTGAGTTATCAATTACTAAGGTGTCAAAATCGGTAATCCCCTTCATTATGATTTCAGTGGTGGCATTATTGTTAATTACCTATATTCCATCCATCAGCCTGTGGCTACCAAGAAGAGTTTACGGAGTATGGTAA